A genomic stretch from Edaphobacter aggregans includes:
- a CDS encoding SpoIIE family protein phosphatase, giving the protein MAIKNRMGNRRTGRGQQRCLSDCSCQLKAAGRIGLPCDSMHGGTSRSSLPASSSRPSNYIHCTAPDVRFRPAAACFPKREGCYHTRNRLSTTDVGEDSKQRFRKVLDFNPILSSGASYVEKPGYRWSLRGTLETAKHTARVLVQDGDQSRTVPIETFPFTIGRQADRDLSLLNPQVSRQHAVIERDGDGFVIRDLGSRHGTLVNGLKIEMAQLQSGDRIQPGASNVVLVFVVAQDHTSTRVLLSRIAGESAGSQLEKLSLFLQAAQSFNNTRVLNEVLNTMVEYTLRLTGAERGFVFLGDSLATLRLECGLNNEGLPLMDDSKISHSIVRDAAESGQEYIVGDVSGDGHVVGRESMVAHELRSVIAIPLRGRSSERLLGLLYLDSRLRTSTLNRVGRDILQAIASEAANLVENARMMQAERDAELLRKEMEIAASIQQSIMARELPDFQYAKVMARSVPCTEVGGDFYDVIPVKDGFVAIVADVSGKGMSAALLASIIQGMMYAQIMSGASLVDTVNSVNSFLCARVSGQKYVTLVAAHYRNGGSVELVNGGHVCPFVVGMNGQMEEITDGDMPIGLFETATFHSVPLIMPVGARLVLLSDGVSEAENPAGVQFGSRKLEMEFVAANPIESVFSSMHCFCEGVPPHDDRTMLVVERTA; this is encoded by the coding sequence ATGGCGATTAAAAATCGAATGGGCAACCGCAGGACAGGGAGAGGGCAGCAACGTTGTCTCAGTGATTGCAGCTGCCAACTTAAAGCTGCTGGCCGTATTGGTTTGCCGTGCGATTCCATGCATGGAGGCACCAGCCGTTCGAGTCTACCTGCGTCTTCTTCGCGCCCGTCGAACTACATACACTGCACCGCACCTGACGTCCGTTTCAGACCGGCCGCGGCGTGCTTCCCGAAGAGAGAGGGATGCTATCACACACGGAATCGGCTCTCAACGACGGATGTAGGGGAAGACAGCAAGCAACGATTTCGCAAGGTGTTAGACTTCAATCCGATCCTGAGCAGCGGCGCGTCCTATGTCGAAAAGCCAGGATATCGATGGTCCTTGAGGGGTACCTTGGAGACTGCAAAACATACTGCACGGGTTTTGGTTCAGGATGGCGACCAAAGCAGGACTGTGCCGATCGAGACATTTCCTTTCACGATCGGCAGGCAAGCGGATCGTGATCTCTCGTTGCTGAATCCACAGGTCTCGCGACAGCATGCCGTCATCGAACGTGATGGCGATGGCTTTGTAATCCGGGATTTAGGAAGCCGCCATGGCACGCTGGTCAACGGCCTGAAGATCGAGATGGCGCAACTGCAATCGGGCGACCGGATCCAGCCAGGCGCTTCCAACGTGGTTCTGGTGTTTGTCGTCGCACAGGATCACACTTCGACCCGCGTGTTGTTGAGCCGCATCGCGGGCGAGTCAGCGGGTTCCCAACTGGAGAAACTGTCGCTGTTTCTCCAGGCGGCGCAAAGCTTCAACAACACACGCGTACTGAACGAAGTATTGAACACGATGGTGGAATATACCCTGCGGCTGACAGGTGCCGAGCGGGGATTTGTGTTTCTGGGTGACAGTCTGGCTACGCTTCGTCTGGAATGCGGATTGAACAACGAAGGGTTGCCGTTGATGGACGACTCGAAGATCTCACACTCGATTGTGAGAGATGCAGCCGAGTCAGGGCAGGAGTACATCGTCGGAGATGTCAGTGGCGACGGCCACGTTGTTGGGCGCGAGAGCATGGTGGCTCATGAACTGCGCAGCGTGATTGCAATTCCGTTGCGGGGGAGAAGTTCTGAACGACTGCTGGGACTGTTGTACCTCGATAGCCGGCTGCGGACGAGCACACTGAATCGAGTAGGGCGCGACATCCTGCAGGCGATCGCGTCCGAAGCCGCAAACCTTGTCGAGAACGCGCGGATGATGCAGGCGGAACGGGACGCTGAATTGCTCCGTAAGGAGATGGAGATCGCGGCGTCGATCCAGCAGAGCATCATGGCGCGTGAACTGCCCGACTTCCAGTACGCGAAGGTGATGGCGAGGTCTGTGCCATGCACAGAGGTCGGTGGAGACTTCTATGACGTCATCCCCGTCAAGGACGGATTCGTCGCGATCGTCGCCGACGTCTCGGGTAAGGGCATGTCGGCGGCGCTGCTCGCCTCAATCATCCAGGGCATGATGTATGCGCAGATCATGAGTGGAGCGTCCCTGGTAGATACGGTGAATTCGGTGAACTCCTTCCTGTGCGCACGCGTCTCGGGGCAGAAGTATGTAACGCTGGTGGCCGCGCACTATCGCAACGGAGGTTCTGTTGAGTTAGTGAATGGCGGCCATGTCTGTCCTTTTGTCGTCGGCATGAATGGACAGATGGAGGAGATTACCGACGGTGACATGCCCATTGGACTGTTTGAAACGGCCACCTTCCACTCGGTTCCACTCATTATGCCGGTGGGGGCGCGGCTGGTTCTGTTGAGCGATGGTGTAAGCGAGGCCGAGAATCCCGCGGGTGTGCAGTTCGGCTCGAGGAAACTCGAAATGGAATTTGTGGCCGCGAATCCAATCGAGTCGGTCTTCTCCTCCATGCATTGTTTCTGCGAGGGTGTGCCGCCGCACGATGACCGCACCATGCTCGTGGTCGAGCGGACGGCTTAG
- a CDS encoding carboxypeptidase-like regulatory domain-containing protein has translation MNKIGLLSRVLVSVPLLLLLPAAIAQMDTARIQGAVTDTTGAPIPAAAITVTNLKTGALFKTRSDGTGNFTVSALPVGDYKADVQVAGFQSQVQNFSLTVSQVKTIKFKLAAVRPPRRSRPRAPAPVVYTTSFSTGADPAGGMA, from the coding sequence ATGAATAAGATCGGTCTTCTATCGAGAGTGTTAGTTTCGGTTCCGCTTCTACTTCTGCTGCCGGCCGCTATAGCTCAGATGGATACTGCCCGCATTCAAGGCGCAGTCACGGATACGACTGGCGCGCCCATACCCGCCGCTGCTATCACTGTCACGAATTTGAAGACCGGCGCTCTCTTCAAGACCAGGTCCGATGGCACTGGCAATTTCACCGTCAGCGCTCTGCCAGTCGGCGACTATAAAGCTGACGTCCAGGTGGCTGGTTTTCAAAGCCAGGTGCAGAACTTCAGTCTGACCGTCTCGCAGGTCAAAACTATCAAGTTCAAGCTCGCGGCAGTGAGGCCTCCACGGCGATCGAGGCCACGGGCGCCCGCTCCGGTGGTCTATACAACGAGCTTCTCGACGGGCGCGGATCCGGCCGGAGGAATGGCCTAA